In Curtobacterium sp. TC1, the following proteins share a genomic window:
- the groES gene encoding co-chaperone GroES — protein MAVSIKPLEDRIVIRQVEAEQTTASGLVIPDTAKEKPQEGEVVAVGPGRIDDNGNRVPLDVAVGDKVIYSKYGGTEVKYSGEDLLVLSARDVLAVVVN, from the coding sequence GTGGCCGTCAGCATCAAGCCGCTCGAGGATCGCATCGTCATCCGCCAGGTCGAGGCGGAGCAGACCACCGCATCCGGTCTGGTCATCCCCGACACCGCGAAGGAGAAGCCCCAGGAGGGCGAGGTCGTCGCCGTGGGTCCGGGTCGCATCGACGACAACGGCAACCGCGTCCCGCTCGACGTCGCCGTGGGTGACAAGGTCATCTACTCCAAGTACGGGGGAACCGAGGTCAAGTACTCGGGCGAGGACCTGCTGGTCCTGTCGGCTCGTGACGTCCTCGCGGTCGTCGTCAACTGA
- the tsaD gene encoding tRNA (adenosine(37)-N6)-threonylcarbamoyltransferase complex transferase subunit TsaD, giving the protein MSGTEPLVLGIETSCDETGVGIVRGSTLLANVIASSMDEHARYGGVVPEVAARAHLEAMTPTLHEALERAGVTLDELDAVAVTAGPGLAGALMVGVGAAKALAVATGKPLYGVNHLVGHVGADVLRTDGSDIELPTVALLVSGGHTSLLLVKDLVGDVELLGETIDDAAGEAFDKVARLLGLPYPGGPQIDRAAADGDPKAIRFPRGLTLPKDLAAHRYDFSFSGLKTAVARWVERCRDEGREVPVADVAASFREAVVDVLLTKALNACRDTGVDRLLLGGGVVANARLRQVAEERCAAAGVQLRIPPFDLCTDNGAMIAAVGARLVAEGHAPSDLGIAADSTLPVTTVQV; this is encoded by the coding sequence GTGAGCGGGACTGAACCACTGGTGCTCGGCATCGAGACGAGCTGCGACGAGACTGGTGTGGGCATCGTGCGGGGGAGCACCCTGCTCGCGAACGTCATCGCGTCGAGCATGGACGAGCACGCCCGGTACGGCGGTGTCGTGCCCGAGGTCGCCGCACGCGCCCACCTCGAGGCGATGACCCCCACGCTCCACGAGGCGCTCGAGCGGGCCGGGGTCACCCTCGACGAACTCGACGCCGTCGCCGTCACCGCCGGACCCGGTCTGGCGGGTGCGCTCATGGTCGGGGTGGGGGCTGCGAAGGCGCTCGCCGTCGCCACCGGCAAGCCCCTCTACGGCGTGAACCACCTGGTCGGGCACGTCGGTGCCGACGTCCTGCGCACGGACGGCAGCGACATCGAGCTCCCGACGGTCGCGCTGCTGGTGTCCGGCGGGCACACGTCGCTGCTGCTGGTGAAGGACCTGGTCGGCGACGTCGAACTGCTCGGCGAGACGATCGACGACGCCGCGGGCGAGGCGTTCGACAAGGTCGCACGGCTGCTCGGTCTGCCGTACCCCGGCGGGCCGCAGATCGACCGTGCCGCGGCCGACGGTGACCCGAAGGCAATCCGGTTCCCCCGCGGCCTGACGCTGCCGAAGGACCTGGCCGCGCACCGCTACGACTTCTCGTTCTCCGGACTGAAGACCGCCGTCGCCCGCTGGGTCGAGCGCTGCCGTGACGAGGGGCGCGAGGTGCCCGTGGCCGACGTCGCGGCGAGCTTCCGCGAGGCCGTCGTCGACGTCCTGCTGACCAAGGCCCTGAACGCCTGCCGCGACACCGGCGTCGACCGGCTCCTGCTCGGTGGCGGTGTGGTCGCGAACGCCCGGCTGCGGCAGGTCGCCGAGGAACGCTGTGCGGCGGCGGGGGTGCAGCTGCGGATCCCGCCGTTCGACCTGTGCACGGACAACGGCGCCATGATCGCGGCCGTCGGGGCGCGCCTGGTTGCCGAAGGGCACGCGCCGAGCGACCTCGGGATCGCGGCCGACTCGACGTTGCCGGTGACGACCGTCCAGGTCTGA
- a CDS encoding NAD(P)H-dependent oxidoreductase, protein MPTLIVTAHPDPDSLTHHLAARLRDALPAGTVETADLAAEGFDPRFTLADRHTYRTGTDAPADVVAEQQRIDRASDLVLVFPVWWWSVPAVLKGWIDRVFVNGWAFDVDPDGGIRRALGRLTVHLVPIAGDDAGVYERHGYAEALRTQVEHGIVDFCGARRGATVFVHDSETEDAEARERAVAAAVEGVRRAVVDRAPAGDR, encoded by the coding sequence GTGCCGACGCTCATCGTGACCGCCCACCCGGACCCCGACTCGCTCACCCACCACCTCGCGGCTCGCCTGCGGGACGCCCTGCCGGCCGGGACGGTCGAGACCGCCGACCTGGCGGCCGAGGGGTTCGACCCGCGCTTCACGCTGGCCGACCGGCACACCTACCGGACCGGCACGGACGCCCCGGCCGACGTCGTCGCCGAGCAGCAGCGCATCGACCGCGCCTCCGACCTCGTCCTCGTGTTCCCGGTCTGGTGGTGGTCCGTGCCCGCGGTGCTCAAGGGGTGGATCGACCGCGTGTTCGTGAACGGCTGGGCGTTCGACGTCGACCCGGACGGCGGCATCCGTCGAGCGCTCGGACGGCTCACCGTCCACCTGGTGCCGATCGCGGGCGACGACGCCGGCGTGTACGAACGGCACGGGTACGCCGAGGCGCTCCGGACGCAGGTCGAGCACGGGATCGTCGACTTCTGCGGTGCCCGCCGGGGCGCCACCGTGTTCGTGCACGACTCCGAGACCGAGGACGCCGAGGCCCGTGAGCGCGCGGTCGCGGCGGCGGTGGAGGGTGTCCGCCGAGCGGTCGTCGACCGTGCACCGGCCGGCGACCGGTAG
- the rarD gene encoding EamA family transporter RarD, with translation MAQRRVMAVMGLAAVLILVNWTVYVLATTTGHTVEAALGYFINPLVTIALGVVVLRERLRPAQWAAVGISVVAVVVIAVGYGQVPWISLVLACSFGLYGLVKKRVGGTVDALSGLTIETVWLLPIAVVALVVLGATGLGGGVTFTSEGWVHVLVTVLTGPATAVPLLLFASSARRVSLSTLGLTQYLAPVMQLLVGVVVQHEAMPPARWFGFGIVWLALVVLTADSFAAARASRRRALAPAPAEPA, from the coding sequence ATGGCGCAGCGCCGGGTGATGGCCGTGATGGGCCTGGCCGCGGTCCTCATCCTGGTGAACTGGACCGTGTACGTCCTGGCGACCACCACCGGCCACACCGTCGAGGCAGCACTCGGGTACTTCATCAACCCCCTGGTCACGATCGCACTCGGCGTCGTGGTCCTGCGCGAGCGGCTGCGGCCGGCGCAGTGGGCGGCCGTCGGCATCAGCGTCGTGGCGGTCGTCGTGATCGCCGTCGGCTACGGCCAGGTGCCGTGGATCTCGCTCGTGCTCGCCTGCTCGTTCGGTCTCTACGGCTTGGTGAAGAAGCGCGTCGGCGGCACGGTCGACGCACTGAGCGGCCTCACGATCGAGACCGTGTGGCTGCTGCCGATCGCGGTCGTGGCGCTGGTCGTCCTCGGTGCGACGGGCCTCGGCGGCGGCGTGACGTTCACGAGCGAGGGCTGGGTGCACGTCCTGGTGACGGTGCTCACGGGGCCGGCGACGGCGGTCCCGCTCCTGCTGTTCGCGTCCTCGGCGCGGCGGGTGAGCCTGTCGACCCTCGGGTTGACGCAGTACCTCGCGCCCGTGATGCAGCTGCTCGTCGGTGTGGTGGTGCAGCACGAGGCGATGCCGCCGGCGCGCTGGTTCGGCTTCGGCATCGTGTGGTTGGCGCTCGTGGTGCTGACGGCGGACTCGTTCGCCGCCGCGCGGGCGTCCCGCCGTCGAGCGCTCGCACCTGCTCCGGCCGAGCCCGCCTGA
- the guaB gene encoding IMP dehydrogenase codes for MDQPDPFGFIGLTYDDVMLLPGHTDVIPSEASTASRLTRRISVNVPLLSAAMDTVTEARMAIAMARQGGIGILHRNLSIEDQAAYVDKVKRSESGMITNPVTTTPDATVAEVDAICGQFRVSGLPVVEADGTLVGIITNRDMRFVATFEQSTTFVRDVMTKAPLITAMEGIDPEEAIAIFAQHKIEKLPLVDAEGKLRGLITVKDFDKSEQYPDATKDDEGRLRVGAAIGFFGDAWQRAEALRDAGVDVLVVDTANGESEGVLDMVRRLKADPSFADIDVIGGNVATRAGAQALIDAGVDAVKVGVGPGSICTTRVVAGVGVPQVTAVYEASLAAREAGVPIIADGGLQYSGDIAKALVAGADTVMLGSLLAGTDESPGDLVFVGGKQFKAYRGMGSLGALQTRGKKTSYSKDRYFQADVPNDDKLIPEGIEGQVPYRGSVGNVVYQLTGGLRQSMFYVGGRTIPELKARGKFVRITAAGLKESHPHDVQMVVEAPNYRS; via the coding sequence ATGGACCAGCCGGATCCGTTCGGATTCATCGGACTCACGTACGACGACGTCATGCTCCTGCCGGGGCACACCGACGTCATCCCGAGCGAGGCGTCCACCGCGTCCCGGCTCACCAGGCGGATCTCCGTCAACGTCCCGCTGCTCTCCGCGGCGATGGACACCGTCACCGAAGCCCGCATGGCCATCGCCATGGCGCGGCAGGGCGGCATCGGGATCCTGCACCGCAACCTGTCCATCGAGGACCAGGCGGCCTACGTCGACAAGGTCAAGCGCTCCGAGTCGGGCATGATCACCAACCCGGTGACCACCACCCCGGACGCCACGGTGGCCGAGGTCGACGCGATCTGCGGTCAGTTCCGCGTCTCCGGCCTGCCCGTGGTCGAGGCGGACGGCACCCTCGTCGGCATCATCACCAACCGCGACATGCGGTTCGTGGCCACGTTCGAGCAATCGACCACCTTCGTGCGCGACGTCATGACCAAGGCGCCGCTGATCACCGCGATGGAGGGCATCGACCCGGAAGAAGCCATCGCGATCTTCGCGCAGCACAAGATCGAGAAGCTGCCGCTGGTGGACGCCGAGGGCAAGCTCCGCGGTCTCATCACCGTCAAGGACTTCGACAAGAGCGAGCAGTACCCGGACGCCACGAAGGACGACGAGGGCCGACTGCGCGTCGGTGCCGCGATCGGCTTCTTCGGTGACGCCTGGCAGCGTGCCGAGGCCCTGCGTGACGCCGGCGTCGACGTGCTCGTCGTCGACACCGCCAACGGCGAGAGCGAAGGCGTGCTCGACATGGTGCGCCGGCTCAAGGCCGACCCGTCGTTCGCGGACATCGACGTCATCGGCGGCAACGTCGCGACCCGTGCCGGTGCGCAGGCACTCATCGACGCCGGTGTCGACGCCGTCAAGGTGGGCGTCGGCCCCGGCTCGATCTGCACCACCCGCGTCGTCGCCGGCGTCGGTGTGCCGCAGGTCACCGCCGTGTACGAGGCCTCCCTCGCAGCACGCGAAGCCGGCGTGCCGATCATCGCCGACGGTGGCCTGCAGTACTCGGGCGACATCGCCAAGGCCCTGGTCGCCGGTGCCGACACCGTCATGCTCGGCTCGCTGTTGGCCGGCACCGACGAGTCCCCCGGCGACCTGGTCTTCGTGGGCGGCAAGCAGTTCAAGGCGTACCGCGGGATGGGCTCCCTGGGCGCGCTGCAGACCCGCGGCAAGAAGACCTCGTACTCGAAGGACCGCTACTTCCAGGCCGACGTCCCCAACGACGACAAGCTGATCCCCGAGGGCATCGAGGGCCAGGTGCCCTACCGCGGCTCGGTCGGCAACGTCGTGTACCAGCTCACCGGTGGGCTCCGGCAGTCGATGTTCTACGTCGGCGGCCGCACGATCCCGGAGCTCAAGGCCCGCGGCAAGTTCGTCCGCATCACGGCTGCCGGGCTCAAGGAGTCGCACCCGCACGACGTCCAGATGGTCGTCGAGGCGCCGAACTACCGCAGCTGA
- a CDS encoding AI-2E family transporter yields the protein MHLRRSPAPTSVRPSTWTDPYGRLAVRCMQTVVIVVVLGAIVTAATTLSLVTIPLLLALIIASALHPLVAWLRRHGVPSVLATSIAFVAVLAAGAGVLWLLVSTFAGQWPMLQASAVDGLQQLQDLLHELPVRVTDGQIEDAVSGVVDFVTSARFGAGAIAGISAVTNFVTGAVLTAVILFFFLKDGPALWEFLLRPFTGDQYARARRIGDRVVTTLGGYVRGTAAVAAFDALAIGSGLAVLGVPLTIPLAVVAFVTSFIPMIGAPIAGTLAALVTLVALGPVKAVVVVAIVVLVNQVEGNFLQPVLMGKTLRLHGLVILVGLTAGTVLGGVTGALLAVPLIAAGWGVVQVWNGEDAPATPWQQKRRETVPVG from the coding sequence ATGCACCTGCGCCGCTCCCCCGCGCCCACGTCCGTCCGACCGAGCACCTGGACCGACCCCTACGGGCGGCTCGCGGTCCGCTGCATGCAGACGGTCGTGATCGTCGTGGTGCTCGGCGCGATCGTCACCGCCGCGACCACGCTCAGCCTCGTCACGATCCCCCTGCTCCTCGCGCTCATCATCGCCTCGGCGCTGCACCCCCTGGTCGCCTGGCTGCGCCGGCACGGGGTGCCCTCGGTGCTCGCGACCTCGATCGCGTTCGTGGCCGTCCTCGCCGCGGGCGCAGGTGTCCTGTGGCTGCTCGTCTCGACGTTCGCCGGTCAGTGGCCGATGCTGCAGGCATCGGCGGTCGACGGGTTGCAACAACTGCAGGACCTCCTGCACGAGCTGCCCGTCCGGGTGACCGACGGGCAGATCGAGGACGCGGTGTCCGGCGTCGTCGACTTCGTCACGAGCGCCCGGTTCGGAGCCGGCGCGATCGCCGGCATCTCCGCGGTGACGAACTTCGTGACCGGGGCGGTGCTCACCGCGGTCATCCTGTTCTTCTTCCTCAAGGACGGCCCGGCGCTGTGGGAGTTCCTGCTCCGCCCGTTCACCGGCGACCAGTACGCCCGTGCCCGTCGGATCGGCGACCGCGTGGTGACGACGCTCGGCGGGTACGTGCGCGGGACCGCCGCCGTCGCCGCCTTCGACGCGCTCGCGATCGGCAGCGGACTCGCCGTGCTCGGCGTCCCGCTGACGATCCCGCTCGCCGTGGTGGCCTTCGTGACCTCGTTCATCCCGATGATCGGCGCCCCGATCGCCGGCACCCTGGCCGCCCTCGTGACCCTCGTCGCACTCGGCCCGGTGAAGGCCGTCGTCGTCGTGGCGATCGTCGTGCTCGTCAACCAGGTCGAGGGCAACTTCCTGCAGCCGGTGCTCATGGGCAAGACCCTGCGACTGCACGGCCTCGTCATCCTGGTCGGGCTGACGGCGGGCACCGTGCTCGGCGGGGTGACGGGTGCGCTGCTCGCGGTCCCGCTCATCGCAGCCGGCTGGGGCGTCGTGCAGGTCTGGAACGGCGAGGACGCACCGGCCACCCCCTGGCAGCAGAAGCGTCGCGAGACGGTCCCGGTCGGCTGA
- a CDS encoding ABC transporter substrate-binding protein, translated as MIRTTRATTALALAGAAAVLLAACSTTSSGDSPSSSASSDAKKDPAASCKAPDTPSTDALKIGTILPLTGSLAYLNPPAESGVGLAVKDINAAGGVLDKDVTIDPATDSGDSNDMTVSSSAATKLVNAKVPVAIGAESSSVTLNVIDQLTSNCIVEISPANTASDLSGYSSYYYRTAPPDSVQGSALGQLVTGDGNAKVAFLVFNDTYGTGLRNSVQSAVEASGGQVVYGGKGEGQEFPPGQTTFSSEVTAALAAKPDAIVVLAFDETKSIIPELVSQGNTAKIYMSDGNTADYSKDFDKGTLTGAQGTIPGASPKDDFKKQLSAFYKDSSGKTLADYSYAAESYDATVLAALAAVKGKGTDSGTIQANMAAVSGADGGTECATFKECVALLDDGKDIHYTGPSGIGPFDDNNDPSSAYIGIYKFDGDNKPVYQSAIQGAVKK; from the coding sequence ATGATCAGAACCACCCGTGCCACCACGGCACTGGCGTTGGCAGGCGCAGCAGCCGTCCTGCTCGCAGCGTGTTCCACGACCAGCAGCGGCGACTCCCCTTCCAGCTCGGCGTCGAGCGACGCGAAGAAGGACCCCGCCGCCAGCTGCAAGGCCCCCGACACCCCCAGCACCGACGCGCTGAAGATCGGCACGATCCTGCCGCTCACCGGCTCGCTCGCCTACCTGAACCCGCCGGCCGAGTCCGGTGTCGGCCTCGCGGTCAAGGACATCAACGCCGCGGGCGGCGTCCTCGACAAGGACGTCACCATCGACCCCGCGACCGACTCCGGCGACAGCAACGACATGACCGTGTCGAGCTCGGCTGCGACGAAGCTCGTGAACGCGAAGGTCCCGGTCGCGATCGGCGCCGAGTCCTCGTCGGTCACCCTCAACGTCATCGACCAGCTCACCAGCAACTGCATCGTCGAGATCTCGCCCGCGAACACCGCGAGCGACCTCTCGGGCTACTCGTCGTACTACTACCGGACCGCTCCGCCGGACTCGGTGCAGGGTTCGGCGCTCGGTCAGCTCGTGACCGGTGACGGCAACGCCAAGGTCGCGTTCCTCGTCTTCAACGACACCTACGGCACGGGCCTCCGCAACTCGGTGCAGTCCGCGGTCGAGGCCTCCGGTGGCCAGGTCGTCTACGGCGGCAAGGGCGAGGGCCAGGAGTTCCCGCCCGGTCAGACCACGTTCTCGTCCGAGGTGACGGCCGCGCTCGCAGCCAAGCCGGACGCGATCGTCGTCCTGGCCTTCGACGAGACGAAGTCGATCATCCCGGAGCTCGTCTCGCAGGGGAACACGGCGAAGATCTACATGTCCGACGGCAACACGGCTGACTACTCGAAGGACTTCGACAAGGGCACCCTGACCGGCGCCCAGGGCACCATCCCCGGTGCCTCGCCGAAGGACGACTTCAAGAAGCAGCTGTCCGCCTTCTACAAGGACTCGTCGGGCAAGACGCTCGCCGACTACTCGTACGCGGCGGAGTCGTACGACGCCACCGTCCTCGCCGCCCTGGCTGCGGTGAAGGGCAAGGGCACCGACTCCGGCACGATCCAGGCGAACATGGCCGCGGTCTCCGGAGCCGACGGCGGCACCGAGTGCGCCACCTTCAAGGAGTGCGTCGCGCTCCTCGACGACGGCAAGGACATCCACTACACCGGCCCGTCCGGCATCGGTCCGTTCGACGACAACAACGACCCGTCGAGCGCCTACATCGGCATCTACAAGTTCGACGGCGACAACAAGCCCGTCTACCAGAGCGCCATCCAGGGCGCGGTCAAGAAGTAG
- a CDS encoding DUF4190 domain-containing protein, with the protein MSDQNEWPKPGETPNGPANGQPDGTPAPDAPQAPEQPQNPYGQQHPSNPYAAPQQPNPSGQPQQSNPYGQQHPSNPYAAPQQPQQPQNPYSAPQAPQDPYGAAQNPYGQQNPYTQQQGQQNPYAQPQGGQNPYAQPQQQPYAPAGAYGSTGYQPYAQRPKTNTLAILSIVFGLAAIPMWFIAILLGPAGAILGHVALGKIKQNGEAGRGLALTGIIAGWVMAGVWLIWIAFIIFLGVIGQSSYSTYDYDSGTGAFIS; encoded by the coding sequence GTGTCCGATCAGAACGAGTGGCCGAAGCCGGGCGAGACGCCGAACGGCCCAGCGAACGGACAGCCCGACGGCACGCCCGCCCCGGACGCCCCGCAGGCTCCCGAGCAGCCGCAGAACCCGTACGGACAGCAGCACCCGTCGAACCCGTACGCGGCACCGCAGCAGCCGAACCCCTCCGGCCAGCCCCAGCAGTCCAACCCGTACGGGCAGCAGCACCCGTCGAACCCGTACGCGGCGCCGCAGCAGCCGCAGCAGCCGCAGAACCCGTACTCGGCCCCGCAGGCGCCCCAGGACCCGTACGGTGCGGCCCAGAACCCGTACGGCCAGCAGAACCCGTACACGCAGCAGCAGGGCCAGCAGAACCCGTACGCGCAGCCGCAGGGCGGCCAGAACCCCTACGCGCAGCCGCAGCAGCAGCCGTACGCGCCCGCTGGCGCCTACGGGTCGACCGGCTACCAGCCCTACGCGCAGCGCCCGAAGACGAACACCCTGGCGATCCTCTCGATCGTGTTCGGTCTCGCCGCCATCCCGATGTGGTTCATCGCGATCCTGCTCGGTCCGGCCGGCGCGATCCTCGGCCACGTCGCGCTCGGCAAGATCAAGCAGAACGGTGAGGCCGGCCGCGGCCTCGCTCTCACCGGCATCATCGCCGGCTGGGTGATGGCCGGTGTCTGGCTGATCTGGATCGCCTTCATCATCTTCCTCGGCGTGATCGGCCAGAGCTCGTACTCCACCTACGACTACGACTCGGGCACCGGCGCCTTCATCAGCTGA
- a CDS encoding class I SAM-dependent methyltransferase, whose translation MEAAELAALLTPDGMALLDRTPGVSDGGEIVRVVSRLRAEGHDPQLVSAVLTQAKLRQKARGKFGDFAARMLFTEAGLEQATRLQVAAQHAGRFAAAGLTRVADLGCGIGGDAMAMAALDLDVTAVDRDEVTAAVATHNLAVWPNARVELGDAAAFDVSRVDGIWMDPARRTSGHSDTRRLADPDDWSPSLDTVFAAATSTPTGVKLGPGIDRDLIPDTAEAQWTSVDREVVELALWFGPLARPGIRRAATVIGAHGIAEMTGPADAEDAEVGPLGAYLYEPDGAVIRARLIGDLARALDGHMVSDGIAYVTSDRAVTTPFAQGFRVLDTMPLDVKRLSARLAADGIGTVEIKKRGVDVDPAQFRKRLRLRGTGRVTLVLTRLDGRHSAVLCERLS comes from the coding sequence ATGGAAGCCGCCGAACTCGCCGCACTGCTGACCCCTGACGGGATGGCCCTGCTCGACCGTACCCCCGGCGTCTCGGACGGCGGCGAGATCGTCCGGGTGGTGTCCCGGCTCCGGGCCGAGGGCCACGACCCGCAGCTCGTCTCGGCGGTCCTGACCCAGGCGAAGCTCCGGCAGAAGGCCCGTGGCAAGTTCGGCGACTTCGCCGCCCGCATGCTCTTCACCGAGGCCGGACTCGAGCAGGCGACCCGCCTGCAGGTCGCCGCACAGCACGCCGGGCGGTTCGCCGCGGCCGGACTCACGCGTGTCGCCGACCTCGGCTGCGGCATCGGCGGCGACGCGATGGCGATGGCCGCGCTCGACCTCGACGTCACCGCGGTGGACCGCGACGAGGTCACCGCTGCGGTCGCGACGCACAACCTCGCGGTGTGGCCGAACGCACGAGTCGAACTGGGCGACGCGGCCGCGTTCGACGTCTCCCGCGTCGACGGCATCTGGATGGACCCCGCACGTCGGACCTCCGGCCACTCGGACACCCGTCGCCTGGCCGACCCCGACGACTGGTCGCCGTCCCTGGACACCGTGTTCGCCGCCGCGACGAGCACCCCGACGGGCGTGAAGCTCGGACCCGGCATCGACCGCGACCTGATCCCCGACACCGCCGAGGCGCAGTGGACCTCCGTCGACCGCGAGGTCGTCGAGCTCGCGCTGTGGTTCGGGCCCCTCGCCCGGCCGGGGATCCGCCGAGCGGCCACCGTGATCGGTGCGCACGGCATCGCCGAGATGACCGGCCCGGCCGACGCCGAGGACGCCGAGGTGGGCCCGCTCGGTGCCTACCTGTACGAGCCGGACGGCGCCGTCATCCGCGCACGGCTCATCGGCGACCTGGCACGCGCCCTCGACGGCCACATGGTCTCCGACGGGATCGCGTACGTGACCTCGGACCGTGCCGTGACGACGCCGTTCGCCCAGGGCTTCCGGGTGCTGGACACCATGCCGCTCGACGTGAAGCGCCTGTCGGCACGGCTCGCCGCGGACGGCATCGGCACCGTGGAGATCAAGAAGCGCGGCGTCGACGTCGACCCGGCGCAGTTCCGCAAACGGTTGCGGCTGCGCGGGACCGGCCGGGTCACGCTCGTGCTCACCCGCCTGGACGGGCGGCACAGCGCGGTCCTGTGCGAGCGGCTCAGCTGA
- the rimI gene encoding ribosomal protein S18-alanine N-acetyltransferase produces the protein MTLPDGLRLRRAHPQDLDDIMWLEHVSFPTDAWSASQMSGELYSPHGYYIVIETVDESAAPMVVGYAGLSSLAGNPVADVQTIAVAADQRGKGLGRVLFTELLDEARRRGVREVFLEVRADNPVAQSMYTAFGFEHIATRPRYYQPDGVDAWVMRAELPGPDAERSSGVGPIGQEALGERD, from the coding sequence GTGACCCTGCCGGACGGGCTCCGCCTGCGGCGGGCGCACCCGCAGGACCTCGACGACATCATGTGGCTCGAGCACGTCTCGTTCCCGACGGACGCCTGGTCGGCGTCCCAGATGTCCGGAGAGCTGTACTCGCCGCACGGGTACTACATCGTCATCGAGACCGTCGACGAATCCGCGGCACCGATGGTCGTCGGGTACGCCGGACTGTCCTCGCTGGCAGGCAACCCGGTCGCCGACGTGCAGACCATCGCGGTCGCTGCGGACCAGCGCGGCAAGGGGCTCGGGCGGGTGCTGTTCACGGAGCTCCTCGACGAGGCCCGCCGCCGTGGTGTGCGCGAGGTCTTCCTCGAGGTGCGCGCCGACAACCCGGTCGCGCAGTCGATGTACACGGCGTTCGGGTTCGAGCACATCGCGACCCGGCCGCGCTACTACCAGCCGGACGGCGTCGACGCGTGGGTGATGCGGGCCGAACTGCCCGGCCCGGACGCCGAGCGGTCGTCGGGCGTCGGACCCATCGGACAGGAGGCCCTCGGTGAGCGGGACTGA
- a CDS encoding VOC family protein, with translation MVSAVSHTTIDCRDAYALSEWWKQVLGYVDIADDPNAPGHEECMITAPDGSHQVLFIQVPEAKSVKNRIHFDLRPTDRTRDAEVERLRGVGATELADLRHDDGGWVAFADPEGNEFCVPRLNATADAGPVRAPIPDPPHRNVTAR, from the coding sequence ATGGTCAGCGCCGTCTCCCACACCACGATCGACTGCCGTGACGCCTACGCCCTGTCGGAGTGGTGGAAGCAGGTCCTCGGATACGTCGACATCGCCGACGACCCGAACGCCCCCGGACACGAGGAGTGCATGATCACCGCACCCGACGGCTCGCACCAGGTGCTGTTCATCCAGGTCCCCGAGGCGAAGTCCGTGAAGAACCGGATCCACTTCGACCTGCGTCCCACCGACCGCACGCGTGATGCCGAGGTCGAGCGGCTGCGGGGCGTCGGGGCGACCGAACTCGCGGACCTCCGCCACGACGACGGTGGGTGGGTCGCGTTCGCGGATCCGGAGGGCAACGAGTTCTGCGTTCCGCGGCTGAACGCGACGGCTGACGCCGGTCCGGTCCGGGCGCCGATCCCTGATCCTCCGCACAGGAACGTCACGGCTCGGTAA
- the tsaB gene encoding tRNA (adenosine(37)-N6)-threonylcarbamoyltransferase complex dimerization subunit type 1 TsaB → MLLAIDTSAGTSVAVVDPATGKPIATRDTEDSRRHAEVIGPFLAETLAEAGITGADVTGVVAGMGPGPFTGLRVGIAAARTFAAAVGVPVLPLVSHDAVAADERDGRRDGPFVVLTDARRREVYWSAYDQTGTRVAGPGLARPTDLDEAIRASRPEAVGWDRVTALSIPAWRLGSLAADRLRSGTGFDQDTPLYLREPDVTVPGAPKRVKQ, encoded by the coding sequence GTGCTCCTCGCCATCGACACCTCCGCCGGAACATCCGTGGCCGTCGTCGACCCGGCCACCGGCAAGCCCATCGCGACCCGTGACACCGAGGACAGCCGCCGGCACGCCGAGGTGATCGGCCCGTTCCTCGCCGAGACCCTCGCCGAGGCCGGCATCACCGGCGCGGACGTCACGGGTGTCGTCGCCGGCATGGGCCCCGGCCCGTTCACCGGCCTGCGCGTCGGCATCGCTGCCGCGCGCACCTTCGCCGCGGCGGTCGGCGTCCCCGTCCTGCCGCTCGTCAGCCACGACGCGGTCGCGGCCGATGAGCGCGACGGCCGACGGGACGGACCGTTCGTCGTCCTGACGGACGCCCGCCGGCGCGAGGTCTACTGGAGCGCGTACGACCAGACCGGCACGCGGGTTGCGGGTCCGGGTCTCGCCAGGCCCACCGATCTCGACGAGGCGATCCGCGCCTCCCGGCCCGAAGCGGTGGGCTGGGACCGCGTGACGGCCCTGTCCATCCCTGCCTGGAGGCTCGGATCACTCGCCGCGGACCGCCTGCGGTCCGGCACGGGGTTCGACCAGGACACCCCCCTGTACCTGCGGGAACCCGACGTCACGGTGCCGGGTGCGCCGAAGCGGGTGAAGCAGTGA